From Vigna unguiculata cultivar IT97K-499-35 chromosome 5, ASM411807v1, whole genome shotgun sequence, the proteins below share one genomic window:
- the LOC114185473 gene encoding T-complex protein 1 subunit beta, with protein sequence MAIDRIFKDEASEEKGERARMASFVGAMAIADLVKTTLGPKGMDKILQSTGRGREVTVTNDGATILKSLHIDNPAAKVLVDISKVQDDEVGDGTTSVVVLAGELLREAEKLVAAKIHPMTIISGFRMAAECARNALLEKVVDNKADSEKFRSDLLNIAMTTLSSKILSQDKEHFAKLAVDAVMRLKGSTNLESIQIIKKPGGSLKDSFLDEGFILDKKIGIGQPKRIENAKILVANTAMDTDKVKIYGARVRVDSMARVAQIETAEKEKMREKVQKIIGHGINCFVNRQLIYNFPEELFADAGILAIEHADFDGIERLALVTGGEIASTFDNPESVKLGHCDLIEEIMIGEDKLIHFSGVAMGQACTIVLRGASHHVLDEAERSLHDALCVLSQTVNDSRVLLGGGWPEMVMAKEVDALAKKTPGKRSLAIEAFSRSLLAIPTIIADNAGLDSAELISQLRAEHHQEGCTAGIDVISGSVGDMAERGICEAFKVKQAVLLSSTEAAEMILRVDEIITCAPRRREDRM encoded by the exons ATGGCA ATTGATAgaatttttaaagatgaagccAGTGAAGAAAAAGGAGAGCGGGCCAGAATG GCTTCTTTTGTTGGAGCCATGGCTATTGCTGACTTGGTCAAGACAACATTAGGGCCAAAGGGAATG GATAAAATTTTGCAGTCTACAGGTAGAGGACGTGAAGTTACTGTCACTAATGATGGGGCTACAATCTTGAAGTCCCTCCATATTGATAACCCAGCTGCTAAAGTCCTTGTCG ACATATCAAAAGTACAAGATGATGAAGTTGGGGATGGAACCACCTCTGTTGTTGTTTTGGCTGGTGAGCTTTTAAGGGAGGCAGAAAAGCTGGTTGCAGCCAAGATTCATCCAATGACAATAATATCAG GTTTCCGAATGGCAGCAGAGTGTGCTCGAAATGCTTTGTTAGAGAAGGTTGTGGACAACAAAGCTGATTCTG AGAAATTCAGGTCTGACTTACTGAACATTGCAATGACAACTTTGAGCTCCAAGATTCTTTCACAGGACAAGGAGCATTTTGCAAAATTAGCTGTGGATGCTGTAATGAGGCTAAAG GGAAGCACTAATTTAGAATCTATCCAGATTATAAAGAAACCCGGAGGCTCACTGAAGGATTCATTCTTAGATGAAGG ATTCATTCTTGACAAGAAAATCGGTATTGGACAACCCAAACGGATTGAGAATGCAAAGATACTGGTGGCCAACACTGCCATGGATACAGACAAAGTGAAGATATACGGTGCACGTGTTCGTGTTGATTCTATGGCTAGAGTTGCTCAGATTGAAACAGctgagaaagagaaaatgagagaaaaggTGCAGAAGATAATAGGTCATGGTATCAACTGTTTTGTTAACAGGCAGTTGATTTACAATTTTCCAGAGGAGCTCTTTGCTGATGCGGGGATATTGGCTATTGAGCATGCTGATTTTGATGGTATTGAGCGTCTGGCTTTGGTAACTGGTGGTGAAATTGCATCGACCTTTGACAATCCCGAGTCTGTTAAGCTTGGTCATTGTGACCTTATTGAGGAGATTATGATTGGCGAGGATAAACTGATTCATTTCTCTGGTGTTGCTATGGGACAGGCCTGTACAATAGTTCTGAGAGGTGCTAG CCACCATGTTCTCGATGAGGCTGAGAGGTCATTGCATGATGCTCTTTGTGTGCTATCACAGACTGTAAATGACAGCAGAGTGTTGCTTGGAGGTGGGTGGCCCGAGATGGTGATGGCAAAGGAAGTGGATGCATTGGCCAAGAAAACTCCTGGAAAGAGGTCTCTTGCTATTGAGGCATTCTCTCGTTCACTCTTGGCTATCCCAACAATCATTGCTGATAATGCTGGTTTGGACAGTGCTGAGTTGATTTCTCAGCTCCGTGCAGAGCATCATCAGGAGGGCTGTACTGCAGGAATTGATGTTATTTCTGGTTCT GTTGGAGACATGGCTGAACGGGGTATATGCGAAGCATTCAAAGTCAAACAAGCTGTATTGCTATCTTCAACAGAGGCAGCTGAGATGATTCTCAGAGTTGACGAAATCATCACCTGTGCTCCAAGGAGAAGAGAAGATAGAATGTAA